In Pseudomonas sp. P5_109, the genomic window GCCGGCGCGGTGCTGATGGGTGAGGTGATTCGTGCCCAGGACCGCGGCAAGGCCGTCGGCATGGTGCAATCGGGCTGGGCGCTGGGTTGGGGGCTGACGGCGATTCTGTATGCGCTGCTGTTCTCGGTATTGCCTCCGGAAGACGCCTGGCGCGCGCTGTTTATCCTCGGCATCGTGCCGGCGATTTTCGTGATCTTTGTCCGCCGTCTGGTCAAGGACCCGGAAATCTATCGTCAAGCCAAAGCGAAACAGGAGCCGAGCAACCCGTCGAAGTTCTACGAGATCTTCGCCCCCGGTATGCTCTTCACCACGATTCGCGCTTCGTTGCTGACCACCGGCGCGCTGGGTGGTTACTACGCGATCACGTCCTGGCTACCGACTTTTCTGAAGAATGAACGCGGCTTGAGCGTACTCAATACCAGCGGTTATCTGGCGATGGTGATCGTCGGTTCCTACGTGGGGTATGTCATCAGCGCCTATTTGACCGACATCCTCGGACGTAAAAAGAACTTCATCCTGTTCGCCGTCGGCTCGTTCACCATCGTCTTGCTGTACACCCAACTGCCGGTCAGCAACGGCGTGATGCTGTGGCTGGGCTTTCCGCTGGGCTTCTTCGCCTCGGGGATTTTCAGTGGCATGGGTGCGTTCCTGACCGAGCTGTTTCCGACGCGCATTCGTGGTTCGGGCCAGGGTTTTTGCTACAACATCGGCCGGGCGCTGGCGGCATTGTTCCCGCTGTTGATCGGCCTGCTCAGCCAGACCGTGCCGCTGAGTGTCGGCATTGGCGCCTTTGCGGCGGTGTCCTACGGTGTGGTGATCCTCGCGGCCCTGAGCCTGCCGGAAACCCGTGGCAAGCAACTCGACGCCCAGTAACTGATAACCTGCGGGCCTGTCTTATAGATATGTCCCGCAGCTAAAAAGAATAAAGCCTACAGGAGTGTTCCGAGTGAGCCGCCTGCTATTGAACTGCGACATCGGCGAGAGTTTCGGCAGCTGGACCATGGGTCTGGACGCAGAAATCATGCCCTTCATCGATTGCGCCAACATCGCCTGCGGTTTTCACGCCGGTGACCCGAGCATCATGCGCAAGACCGTCAGCCTGGCCCTCAGCCACGGTGTGCAAATTGGCGCGCATCCGGCCTATCAGGACCTGGTAGGGTTCGGCCGGCGTTCCATGGCCTATGCCACCCAGGAACTGCAAGACATCCTGCATTACCAGATCGGCGCCCTTGACGGCATCTGCCGGGCCCAGGGTGGCCGGGTCAGTTACGTCAAACCCCATGGCGCGATGTACAACGACATGATGGCCAACCCGGCCCAGCTGCGCGCCGTGCTGCAAGCGGTGGCGTCCTATGACCGCAACCTGCCGTTGATGCTGATGGCAACCCGCGACAACAGCGCCGCCCAACAAATGGGCGATGAATACGGCGTGACCCTGTGGTTCGAGGCCTTCGCCGATCGGGCTTACGACAGCGCCGGCAAGCTGGTCTCGCGACAACTGCCGGGAGCGGTGCATCACGACCCGGAAACCATCATCGAGCAGGCGCTGACCATTGCCCGTGGCGGTCCGCTCACCGCCAGCGATGGCAGCGCCTTGCATTTGCAGGCCAACACCCTTTGCGTGCACGGCGACAACGCCAGTTCGGTCGCAGCCGTGCAACGCATCCGTGAAGCCTTGAACCGGCAGATCGCGTCATGAAGTTGCGGGTGGAAGTGGTGGCGCTGGATTGCCTGATGGTGCGCCTGTTCGATGAGATTGCCGAAGCCAACATGCCGTGGATGCTGGCGGCCAGCGAAAGTCTGCGCACGGCATTCGCCGGGCATCTGATCGATCTGGTGCCGTCCTACACGACCTTGATGGTGCATTACGACCTGACCGCGCTGAGTCCCGCCCAGGCCCGGGAATTGATTGCCGAAGCCTTGATCGACCTGTCGCCCAACGCGCATGCCCGCGGCCAATGTCATGTGTTGCCGGTGTGGTACGACTTGAGCGTCGGACCGGAGTTGAGCCTGCTGTCGCAGCGCAGCGGATTGGCGGTGGAGGAGGTGATCCGTCGGCACAGCGAGCGTGAATATCAGGTGTTCGCCCTGGGCTTTGCGCCGGGCTTCGCCTTCATGGGGCTGGTGGAAGAGGTGCTCGCCGCACCGCGCCTGAGCACGCCACGCAAGAAAGTCGCCGCCGGCAGTGTCGGCATCGCCGAACGGCAGACGGCGGCTTACCCGGTGGTGTCGCCGGGCGGCTGGAACCTGATCGGCCGCACGCCGGCCCGATTGTTCGATCGCAACCGTGACGGCTACAGCCTGATGCAGCCGGGCGATACGGTGCGCTTCGAAGCCGTCGGCCATGCCGAGTTCATTAACCTGGGCGGTGACGATACGCCTCTGGAGGCGCAGGCATGAGCCGTCTGATGATTGAAGCGAGCACGCCGTTGTGCCTGTTGCAGGATGCCGGTCGATTCGGCGTGCGGCATCTGGGCGTGACCCAGGGTGGCGCGGCCGATTGGCGTTCGATGTCCTGGGCCAACTGGCTGCTGGGCAACGGGCTGGACGCGCCGGTGATCGAAATCACCCTCGGTGGGTTTACCGTCGTGGCCGAGGAGGAATGCGTGCTGGCCTTGGCCGGAGCGAATCTCGGCGCGCAGGTAGACGGCGAGGCGCTGGCGCCGTGGCGCAGTTTCCGGTTGCACAAAGGCCAGCGTTTGCAATTCACCCAGCCGTTGCTTGGTGCCAGGGCCTATCTGGCGGCGCCGGGTGGTTTTGATGCGCCGAAGGTGTTGGGCAGTAGCGCGACGGTGATCCGCGAGGAACTCGGCGGTCTGGATGGCATGGGCCATGCGCTGGGTAAAGGCGCGAGTTTGAGCTATTCGGGCAACTCGGTGATGTTGCTGCGCGAATTGACCGCGGATCAGCGGCCGGACCTGAACCTTGATACTCCGTTGGACCTGGTCCTCGGTGCACAGATCGGTGAATTCAGCGGGCAGAGTCTGTTCGACGCCTTCAACAGCGCGTGGAACCTCGACAGCCGTGCCGACCGGATGGGCATTCGCCTGTTGGGCACCGCGTTGCAGTATCAGGGCAAACCGATGATTTCCGAGGGGATACCGCTAGGTGCGGTGCAGGTGCCACCCGACGGGCAGCCGATCGTGTTGCTCAATGATCGGCAGACCATTGGCGGTTATCCGCGCCTGGGGGCGTTGACGCCGTTGGCGCTGGCGCGATTGGCGCAGTGCTTGCCGGGGGCGTCCGTGCGGTTGCGGCCGGTGGTGCAGGATGTGGCGCATCGCGAGCAGATCGAATACCTGCGGCGCTTTTAACTGTGGCGAGGGGGCTTGCCCCCGTTGGGTTGCGAAGCGACCCCAAAACCTGCAACCGCGGTGTGTCAGAAACTCCGCATGCATTGGTTTTACGACTGCTGCGCAGCCGGACGGGGGCAAGCCCCCTCGCCACAGGGACCATGCGTTACTTGGAAAGAAACCGCATCCCTTCCTCCAACCCGCGAAGGGTCAGCGGATACATCTGGTCATCGATCAAATCCCGCACGATGTTGGTCGACGAGGTATAGCCCCAGGTGTCCTTCGGGTACGGATTGATCCAGATGAGCTTCTTGTACTTCTCCTTGAACCGCTGCATCCACACGTAACCGGCTTCTTCGTTCCAGTGCTCGACGCTGCCGCCCGCCTGGGTGATTTCGTAGGGCGCCATGGCCGCGTCACCGATGAAGATCACTTTGTAGTCGGCGCCGTATTTGTGCAGCAGGTCCATGGTCGAGGTGCGCTCGGAGGTGCGGCGCATGTTGTTCTTCCACACCGATTCATAAATGAAGTTGTGGAAGTAGAAGTACTCCAGATGCTTGAACTCGGTCTTGCAGGCCGAGAACAATTCCTCGCAGATCTTCACGTGGGCGTCCATCGAGCCGCCGATGTCGAACAGCAGCAACAGCTTGACGGTGTTGCGCCGTTCCGGGCGCATCTGGATGTTCAGCAGCCCGGCATCCTTGGCGGTGTGGTCGATGGTGCCATCGATGTCCAGCTCTTCCGCCGCACCCTGACGGGCGAACTTGCGCAGGCGGCGCAGGGCGACCTTGATGTTGCGGGTGCCCAGCTCGACCGAATCGTCGAGGTTCTTGTATTCGCGCTGGTCCCAGACCTTGACCGCCTTGCCCTGGCGCTTGCCGGCGTCGCCGACCCGAATGCCTTCCGGGTTGAAACCACCGGAGCCGAACGGGCTGGTGCCGCCGGTGCCGATCCACTTGTTGCCACCGGCGTGGCGTTCCTTCTGTTCTTCGAGGCGTTTCTTGAACTCTTCGATCAGCTTGTCCAGGCCGCCGAGGGACTGGATCGCCGCGCGCTCTTCATCGGTCAGCGAACGCTCGAACTCCTTGCGCAGCCAGTCCTCGGGAATCAGCGCCTGCAGGTGGTCGTCGAGCTTTTCCAGGCCATTGAAGTAGGCACCGAACGCCCGGTCGAACTTGTCGAAATGCTTTTCGTCCTTCACCAGGATCGCCCGGGACAGGTAATAGAACTCGTCCATGTCGGCGAACGTCACGCGCTGTTTCAGCGCGTTGATCAGGTCCAGCAGTTCACGCACCGAGACCGGCACCTTGGCTGCGCGCATTTCATTGAACAGGTTGAGCAGCATGGCATCAGCCTCTTAGCGGGTGCCGCGACGGCTCATGAACGCCAGACGCTCCAGCAGTTGCACGTCCTGTTCGTTTTTCACCAGCGCACCGGCCAGCGGCGGGATGGCCTTGGTCGGATCACGCTCGCGCAGCACCGCTTCGCCGATGTTGTCGGCCATCAACAGCTTCAGCCAGTCCACCAGTTCGGAGGTCGAAGGCTTCTTCTTCAGGCCCGGCACCTTGCGCACGTCGAAGAACACGTCCAGCGCTTCGCTGACCAGGTCCTTCTTGATGTCCGGGTAGTGCACATCGACGATCTTTTGCAGCGTAGTACGATCAGGGAAGGCGATGTAGTGGAAGAAGCAGCGGCGCAGGAAGGCGTCCGGAAGCTCTTTCTCGTTGTTGGAGGTAATGATGATGATCGGGCGCTTCTTGGCCTTGATGGTCTCGTCGATCTCGTAAACGTAGAACTCCATCTTGTCGAGTTCTTGCAACAGGTCGTTGGGGAACTCGATGTCGGCCTTGTCGATTTCGTCAATCAGCAGGATGACCCGTTCTTCGGATTCGAAGGCTTCCCAGAGCTTGCCCTTTTTCAGGTAGTTGCGCACGTCGTGGACTTTTTCGTTGCCCAGTTGCGAGTCGCGCAGGCGGCTGACCGCGTCGTACTCGTACAGGCCTTGATGGGCCTTGGTGGTGGACTTGATGTGCCAGGTGATCAGCTTGGCGCCAAAGGATTCGGCCAGTTGCTCGGCGAGCATGGTCTTGCCGGTGCCCGGTTCGCCCTTGACCAGCAACGGCCGCTCCAGGGTGATGGCGGCGTTGACCGCCAGCTTCAGGTCATCGGTGGCGACGTAGGCCTGGGTGCCTTCGAACTTCATCTGCTAATCCTCGAACGGTAACGCCGACCTGAACGAGGCAGGGCGGGGGGCGCAATAAAATGGTCAGCCCCGACTATAACGCGGGGCCCGGTCGACTGTGAACGCAGACGGCTTATTCAGTCTCTGACTGCCCGGTACACTCCTGAACTGTTGGGTCGGCTGAGAGCCTTGTACTATAAAGGCTCCAGCGATTCGGCACTGTGCCACATACCCCAGTATTCAGCGTTTAGATGTGCCGTATGTCGCATGCAAGTGCTTGCGACACGTGCCCCGGAGATACCAGTGATCGGATGCAGTACGCAGACAGTGCA contains:
- a CDS encoding AAA family ATPase, encoding MKFEGTQAYVATDDLKLAVNAAITLERPLLVKGEPGTGKTMLAEQLAESFGAKLITWHIKSTTKAHQGLYEYDAVSRLRDSQLGNEKVHDVRNYLKKGKLWEAFESEERVILLIDEIDKADIEFPNDLLQELDKMEFYVYEIDETIKAKKRPIIIITSNNEKELPDAFLRRCFFHYIAFPDRTTLQKIVDVHYPDIKKDLVSEALDVFFDVRKVPGLKKKPSTSELVDWLKLLMADNIGEAVLRERDPTKAIPPLAGALVKNEQDVQLLERLAFMSRRGTR
- a CDS encoding MFS transporter, translated to MSAPDTTAIPKASARPGPFDWYRNINQQERRTFWSCKIGYGLDGMDTQMLSFVVPTLIAMWGITTGQAGLIHTSTLIASAIGGWVAGILSDRIGRVRTLQLTVLWFAFFTFLCGFAQSYEQLLIARTLMGFGFGGEWTAGAVLMGEVIRAQDRGKAVGMVQSGWALGWGLTAILYALLFSVLPPEDAWRALFILGIVPAIFVIFVRRLVKDPEIYRQAKAKQEPSNPSKFYEIFAPGMLFTTIRASLLTTGALGGYYAITSWLPTFLKNERGLSVLNTSGYLAMVIVGSYVGYVISAYLTDILGRKKNFILFAVGSFTIVLLYTQLPVSNGVMLWLGFPLGFFASGIFSGMGAFLTELFPTRIRGSGQGFCYNIGRALAALFPLLIGLLSQTVPLSVGIGAFAAVSYGVVILAALSLPETRGKQLDAQ
- a CDS encoding 5-oxoprolinase subunit PxpA, which translates into the protein MSRLLLNCDIGESFGSWTMGLDAEIMPFIDCANIACGFHAGDPSIMRKTVSLALSHGVQIGAHPAYQDLVGFGRRSMAYATQELQDILHYQIGALDGICRAQGGRVSYVKPHGAMYNDMMANPAQLRAVLQAVASYDRNLPLMLMATRDNSAAQQMGDEYGVTLWFEAFADRAYDSAGKLVSRQLPGAVHHDPETIIEQALTIARGGPLTASDGSALHLQANTLCVHGDNASSVAAVQRIREALNRQIAS
- a CDS encoding biotin-dependent carboxyltransferase family protein codes for the protein MSRLMIEASTPLCLLQDAGRFGVRHLGVTQGGAADWRSMSWANWLLGNGLDAPVIEITLGGFTVVAEEECVLALAGANLGAQVDGEALAPWRSFRLHKGQRLQFTQPLLGARAYLAAPGGFDAPKVLGSSATVIREELGGLDGMGHALGKGASLSYSGNSVMLLRELTADQRPDLNLDTPLDLVLGAQIGEFSGQSLFDAFNSAWNLDSRADRMGIRLLGTALQYQGKPMISEGIPLGAVQVPPDGQPIVLLNDRQTIGGYPRLGALTPLALARLAQCLPGASVRLRPVVQDVAHREQIEYLRRF
- a CDS encoding vWA domain-containing protein; translation: MLLNLFNEMRAAKVPVSVRELLDLINALKQRVTFADMDEFYYLSRAILVKDEKHFDKFDRAFGAYFNGLEKLDDHLQALIPEDWLRKEFERSLTDEERAAIQSLGGLDKLIEEFKKRLEEQKERHAGGNKWIGTGGTSPFGSGGFNPEGIRVGDAGKRQGKAVKVWDQREYKNLDDSVELGTRNIKVALRRLRKFARQGAAEELDIDGTIDHTAKDAGLLNIQMRPERRNTVKLLLLFDIGGSMDAHVKICEELFSACKTEFKHLEYFYFHNFIYESVWKNNMRRTSERTSTMDLLHKYGADYKVIFIGDAAMAPYEITQAGGSVEHWNEEAGYVWMQRFKEKYKKLIWINPYPKDTWGYTSSTNIVRDLIDDQMYPLTLRGLEEGMRFLSK
- the pxpB gene encoding 5-oxoprolinase subunit PxpB; this translates as MKLRVEVVALDCLMVRLFDEIAEANMPWMLAASESLRTAFAGHLIDLVPSYTTLMVHYDLTALSPAQARELIAEALIDLSPNAHARGQCHVLPVWYDLSVGPELSLLSQRSGLAVEEVIRRHSEREYQVFALGFAPGFAFMGLVEEVLAAPRLSTPRKKVAAGSVGIAERQTAAYPVVSPGGWNLIGRTPARLFDRNRDGYSLMQPGDTVRFEAVGHAEFINLGGDDTPLEAQA